A genome region from Panthera uncia isolate 11264 chromosome A3 unlocalized genomic scaffold, Puncia_PCG_1.0 HiC_scaffold_11, whole genome shotgun sequence includes the following:
- the ZBP1 gene encoding Z-DNA-binding protein 1 isoform X2, protein MAQAPEDPGETDLEQRILRVLRDAGSPVKSVQLAKECQVPKKKLNQVLYRMEKESKVSLAGLAMWRLGLGGTGEVVPTEPAQLSQAARPQQDAAAVPEEPDPQLSKQQKAIYRFLEGAGPCKALIIARALGMKTTKEVNPDLYDMRNRHLLSLDEKSSLWSIYRPDCGGRSESPAIIYQQNPINMICQNGPNNYISIENSEDIQIGHGNVIVKPTASGENGSVAPLHLPPMAPADPLTQSSPAAAWAPQDIRLEKSVLRRVLLGHGNKMSLTSAPAEGPAACSPSGIPPGSKPGPDCKADGIQRVHISSCFLEDTAIGNGNRMTVISGTAGPGGVAEPEDSRRGPEELDKDAGPLSEGAEPRREFPPDPASSLSTNVSKLISHLEAVTLESRDPHNAEDGGWVDRTPDVASQGEVEPRTDSQPLSERAGEHQ, encoded by the exons aCCTCGAGCAGAGGATCCTGCGGGTGCTGAGGGACGCTGGCTCCCCTGTGAAGTCCGTCCAGCTGGCAAAGGAATGCCAAGTGCCCAAGAAGAAGCTCAACCAAGTCCTCTACCGGATGGAGAAGGAGTCAAAAGTCTCCCTGGCAGGCCTGGCGATGTGGCGCCTGGGCCTGGGAGGCACCGGAGAAGTGGTCCCCACAGAGCCGGCCCAGCTCAGCCAGG CGGCGAGGCCCCAGCAGGACGCAGCCGCGGTTCCAGAGGAACCTGACCCTCAGCTCAGCAAACAGC AGAAAGCCATCTACAGGTTTCTGGAAGGCGCTGGGCCCTGTAAGGCCCTGATCATCGCCCGGGCCCTgggaatgaaaacaacaaaagaagtcAACCCAGACTTGTATGATATGAGAAACAGACACCTTCTGAGTCTTGATGAGAAATCAAGTCTGTGGTCAATTTATCGACCAG ATTGTGGAGGAAGAAGCGAGTCCCCTGCGATTATTTACCAGCAAAATCCAATCAACATGATCTGTCAGAATGGACCAAATAACTATATTTCCATTGAGAACtcggaagacatccagattggaCACGGGAACGTCATAGTGAAGCCGACCGCCTCTGGGGAGAATG GTTCCGtggctcccctccacctccctccaatGGCACCAGCTGATCCCCTGACTCAGAGTTCCCCGGCTGCAGCCTGGGCGCCCCAGGACATCCGCTTGGAGAAGTCTGTGCTCAGGCGGGTGCTGCTGGGACATGGCAACAAGATGAGCCTTACCAGTGCCCCGGCCGAAGGCCCGGCTGCCTGCAGCCCCTCTGGCATCCCCCCAG GGTCCAAACCAGGACCTGACTGCAAGGCGGATGGGATCCAGAGAGTCCACATCAGTTCATGCTTCCTTGAGGACACTGCCATTGGCAACGGCAACAGAATGACTGTCATCTCAGGGACAGCTGGTCCAGGAGGAGTTGCAGAGCCTGAGGACAGCAGAAGGGGCCCTGAGGAGCTGGACAAGGATGCAG GACCCCTCTCCGAGGGTGCGGAGCCCAGAAGGGAGTTCCCTCCGGACCCGGCTTCCTCCCTCAGCACCAACGTCTCGAAGCTCATCTCCCACCTAGAAGCCGTGACTCTTGAAAGCAGGGATCCCCACAACGCAGAAGACGGCGGCTGGGTGGACAGAACCCCAGACGTGGCGTCCCAGGGGGAGGTCGAGCCCAGAACAGACAGCCAGCCTCTCTCGGAAAGAGCAGGCGAACACCAGTGA
- the ZBP1 gene encoding Z-DNA-binding protein 1 isoform X1 — MAQAPEDPGETDLEQRILRVLRDAGSPVKSVQLAKECQVPKKKLNQVLYRMEKESKVSLAGLAMWRLGLGGTGEVVPTEPAQLSQAARPQQDAAAVPEEPDPQLSKQQKAIYRFLEGAGPCKALIIARALGMKTTKEVNPDLYDMRNRHLLSLDEKSSLWSIYRPDCGGRSESPAIIYQQNPINMICQNGPNNYISIENSEDIQIGHGNVIVKPTASGENGSVAPLHLPPMAPADPLTQSSPAAAWAPQDIRLEKSVLRRVLLGHGNKMSLTSAPAEGPAACSPSGIPPVSATTVGSGASFKIPGSKPGPDCKADGIQRVHISSCFLEDTAIGNGNRMTVISGTAGPGGVAEPEDSRRGPEELDKDAGPLSEGAEPRREFPPDPASSLSTNVSKLISHLEAVTLESRDPHNAEDGGWVDRTPDVASQGEVEPRTDSQPLSERAGEHQ; from the exons aCCTCGAGCAGAGGATCCTGCGGGTGCTGAGGGACGCTGGCTCCCCTGTGAAGTCCGTCCAGCTGGCAAAGGAATGCCAAGTGCCCAAGAAGAAGCTCAACCAAGTCCTCTACCGGATGGAGAAGGAGTCAAAAGTCTCCCTGGCAGGCCTGGCGATGTGGCGCCTGGGCCTGGGAGGCACCGGAGAAGTGGTCCCCACAGAGCCGGCCCAGCTCAGCCAGG CGGCGAGGCCCCAGCAGGACGCAGCCGCGGTTCCAGAGGAACCTGACCCTCAGCTCAGCAAACAGC AGAAAGCCATCTACAGGTTTCTGGAAGGCGCTGGGCCCTGTAAGGCCCTGATCATCGCCCGGGCCCTgggaatgaaaacaacaaaagaagtcAACCCAGACTTGTATGATATGAGAAACAGACACCTTCTGAGTCTTGATGAGAAATCAAGTCTGTGGTCAATTTATCGACCAG ATTGTGGAGGAAGAAGCGAGTCCCCTGCGATTATTTACCAGCAAAATCCAATCAACATGATCTGTCAGAATGGACCAAATAACTATATTTCCATTGAGAACtcggaagacatccagattggaCACGGGAACGTCATAGTGAAGCCGACCGCCTCTGGGGAGAATG GTTCCGtggctcccctccacctccctccaatGGCACCAGCTGATCCCCTGACTCAGAGTTCCCCGGCTGCAGCCTGGGCGCCCCAGGACATCCGCTTGGAGAAGTCTGTGCTCAGGCGGGTGCTGCTGGGACATGGCAACAAGATGAGCCTTACCAGTGCCCCGGCCGAAGGCCCGGCTGCCTGCAGCCCCTCTGGCATCCCCCCAG TCTCTGCCACCACTGTTGGCTCAGGAGCTTCGTTCAAAATTCCAGGGTCCAAACCAGGACCTGACTGCAAGGCGGATGGGATCCAGAGAGTCCACATCAGTTCATGCTTCCTTGAGGACACTGCCATTGGCAACGGCAACAGAATGACTGTCATCTCAGGGACAGCTGGTCCAGGAGGAGTTGCAGAGCCTGAGGACAGCAGAAGGGGCCCTGAGGAGCTGGACAAGGATGCAG GACCCCTCTCCGAGGGTGCGGAGCCCAGAAGGGAGTTCCCTCCGGACCCGGCTTCCTCCCTCAGCACCAACGTCTCGAAGCTCATCTCCCACCTAGAAGCCGTGACTCTTGAAAGCAGGGATCCCCACAACGCAGAAGACGGCGGCTGGGTGGACAGAACCCCAGACGTGGCGTCCCAGGGGGAGGTCGAGCCCAGAACAGACAGCCAGCCTCTCTCGGAAAGAGCAGGCGAACACCAGTGA
- the ZBP1 gene encoding Z-DNA-binding protein 1 isoform X3 gives MAQAPEDPGETDLEQRILRVLRDAGSPVKSVQLAKECQVPKKKLNQVLYRMEKESKVSLAGLAMWRLGLGGTGEVVPTEPAQLSQAARPQQDAAAVPEEPDPQLSKQQKAIYRFLEGAGPCKALIIARALGMKTTKEVNPDLYDMRNRHLLSLDEKSSLWSIYRPDCGGRSESPAIIYQQNPINMICQNGPNNYISIENSEDIQIGHGNVIVKPTASGENGSVAPLHLPPMAPADPLTQSSPAAAWAPQDIRLEKSVLRRVLLGHGNKMSLTSAPAEGPAACSPSGIPPVSATTVGSGASFKIPGSKPGPDCKADGIQRVHISSCFLEDTAIGNGNRMTVISGTAGPGGVAEPEDSRRGPEELDKDAGLSSGSDEALFTLHPYPPSSLA, from the exons aCCTCGAGCAGAGGATCCTGCGGGTGCTGAGGGACGCTGGCTCCCCTGTGAAGTCCGTCCAGCTGGCAAAGGAATGCCAAGTGCCCAAGAAGAAGCTCAACCAAGTCCTCTACCGGATGGAGAAGGAGTCAAAAGTCTCCCTGGCAGGCCTGGCGATGTGGCGCCTGGGCCTGGGAGGCACCGGAGAAGTGGTCCCCACAGAGCCGGCCCAGCTCAGCCAGG CGGCGAGGCCCCAGCAGGACGCAGCCGCGGTTCCAGAGGAACCTGACCCTCAGCTCAGCAAACAGC AGAAAGCCATCTACAGGTTTCTGGAAGGCGCTGGGCCCTGTAAGGCCCTGATCATCGCCCGGGCCCTgggaatgaaaacaacaaaagaagtcAACCCAGACTTGTATGATATGAGAAACAGACACCTTCTGAGTCTTGATGAGAAATCAAGTCTGTGGTCAATTTATCGACCAG ATTGTGGAGGAAGAAGCGAGTCCCCTGCGATTATTTACCAGCAAAATCCAATCAACATGATCTGTCAGAATGGACCAAATAACTATATTTCCATTGAGAACtcggaagacatccagattggaCACGGGAACGTCATAGTGAAGCCGACCGCCTCTGGGGAGAATG GTTCCGtggctcccctccacctccctccaatGGCACCAGCTGATCCCCTGACTCAGAGTTCCCCGGCTGCAGCCTGGGCGCCCCAGGACATCCGCTTGGAGAAGTCTGTGCTCAGGCGGGTGCTGCTGGGACATGGCAACAAGATGAGCCTTACCAGTGCCCCGGCCGAAGGCCCGGCTGCCTGCAGCCCCTCTGGCATCCCCCCAG TCTCTGCCACCACTGTTGGCTCAGGAGCTTCGTTCAAAATTCCAGGGTCCAAACCAGGACCTGACTGCAAGGCGGATGGGATCCAGAGAGTCCACATCAGTTCATGCTTCCTTGAGGACACTGCCATTGGCAACGGCAACAGAATGACTGTCATCTCAGGGACAGCTGGTCCAGGAGGAGTTGCAGAGCCTGAGGACAGCAGAAGGGGCCCTGAGGAGCTGGACAAGGATGCAG GGCTAAGCAGTGGCTCTGACGAGGCCTTATTCACTCTGCACCCCTACCCACCCTCCTCGCTGGCCTGA